In the genome of Spirochaetia bacterium, one region contains:
- the clpB gene encoding ATP-dependent chaperone ClpB, with product MDMESLTIKLKEAIQSAGSIAHEAGNPEITTEHVLLALLQQKEGLLGPLFEKIGVAPSAVEQGLQDLVDKLPKAYGGNANLSLSQECGNILYDAEKESSKFKDEYISAEHFLLAVLSSDGNAAHLLTSLGVSKANLLEALKDIRGGQRITSNDPESRYKSLEKYCVDLTKKARSGKLDPVIGRDDEIRRLMQVLSRRTKNNPVLIGEPGVGKTAIVEGLAQRIVSGDVPESLQGKKLLSLDMGSLLAGAKFRGEFEERFKSVVNEIVRSEGQIILFIDELHTIVGAGAAEGSTDASNMIKPALARGELHAIGATTLDEYRKYIEPDKALERRFQPVYTKEPTVEDTIAILRGLKEKYEVHHGVRIKDEALVAAAVLSNRYITNRFLPDKAIDLVDEAASQLKIEIESQPEELDKLNHKILQLNIEKQALSKETDEASIQRLKKIESELSGLKGRQQVMNAQWQNEKSAIALLRDHKAELEQLKTEEAQAERNGDFEQAAMIKHGKIPEVQKAIEEQSKVLDSKSMLKEEVDEEDMERIVSNWTGIPVSKMKQSEMQKYLHLEDSLSKQVIGQDQAIAAISDAIRRNKTGISDANRPLGSFLFAGPTGVGKTLLAKVLAQFLFDDPKALERIDMSEYMEKYSVSRLIGAPPGYVGYDQGGQLTEVVRRRPYSVILFDEIEKAHPDVFNILLQVLDDGRLTDGQGRVVDFTNTVIIMTSNLGARELLEARTEEEGDAQVKEIIKHTFKPEFINRIDEIVVFHKLGQPQVKQIVTLQLQELADRLKIRRLKLEWDPSVVDAVFAAGYNADFGARPIRRAIQRLVENPLAKMILGGRFPEGSVIKLSFQRGELVVNKE from the coding sequence AACATGTGCTGTTGGCGTTGCTGCAGCAGAAAGAAGGTCTGCTCGGGCCTTTGTTTGAAAAGATAGGCGTTGCGCCTTCTGCTGTCGAACAGGGGCTGCAGGATCTTGTTGACAAACTTCCCAAGGCATATGGGGGAAATGCCAACCTTTCCCTTTCTCAGGAATGTGGAAACATTCTCTATGATGCGGAAAAGGAAAGCAGCAAATTCAAGGACGAGTATATAAGTGCGGAGCATTTTTTACTGGCGGTATTGTCCAGTGACGGAAATGCTGCCCATTTGCTGACTTCTCTTGGTGTCAGCAAAGCGAACCTCCTTGAGGCCTTGAAAGATATCAGAGGTGGGCAGAGGATTACCAGCAATGATCCTGAGAGCCGTTACAAGAGCCTTGAGAAATACTGTGTTGACCTGACGAAGAAAGCCCGTAGCGGCAAACTTGACCCTGTGATCGGAAGGGATGATGAAATCCGCCGTCTGATGCAGGTGCTTTCGAGAAGGACAAAAAACAATCCCGTACTCATCGGGGAGCCAGGGGTCGGTAAGACTGCCATTGTCGAGGGGCTTGCCCAAAGGATTGTTTCCGGTGATGTACCTGAATCGCTCCAAGGGAAGAAATTGCTTTCCCTTGATATGGGATCGTTGCTTGCCGGAGCAAAGTTCCGGGGTGAATTTGAAGAAAGATTCAAATCTGTCGTCAATGAAATTGTCCGCAGTGAAGGACAGATCATCCTTTTCATTGATGAATTGCATACTATCGTCGGTGCCGGCGCTGCAGAAGGTTCTACGGATGCTTCCAATATGATCAAGCCTGCGCTTGCAAGAGGTGAATTGCATGCAATCGGAGCTACGACATTGGATGAGTACCGGAAGTACATCGAACCAGACAAGGCCCTGGAAAGAAGGTTCCAACCTGTATATACCAAGGAACCGACGGTAGAGGATACCATTGCCATTCTCCGTGGGCTCAAGGAAAAATATGAGGTGCACCATGGAGTGCGAATCAAGGATGAAGCCTTGGTAGCTGCTGCAGTACTCAGCAACAGGTACATTACCAACCGTTTCCTTCCCGACAAGGCTATTGATTTGGTCGATGAAGCTGCAAGCCAGCTGAAGATTGAGATTGAAAGTCAACCGGAAGAACTTGATAAGCTCAACCACAAGATCCTGCAACTCAATATCGAGAAACAGGCTCTTTCCAAGGAAACTGATGAGGCCAGCATCCAGCGGCTGAAGAAAATTGAAAGTGAACTGTCTGGATTGAAAGGACGTCAGCAAGTGATGAATGCCCAGTGGCAGAATGAAAAATCTGCCATTGCTTTGCTCCGTGACCATAAGGCTGAACTTGAACAGCTGAAGACGGAAGAAGCTCAGGCTGAAAGAAACGGTGATTTTGAGCAGGCTGCTATGATCAAGCACGGAAAGATCCCAGAGGTCCAGAAGGCTATCGAGGAACAGTCGAAAGTGTTAGATTCCAAGTCAATGCTGAAAGAAGAAGTCGACGAAGAAGATATGGAAAGGATTGTATCCAATTGGACGGGTATTCCCGTTTCAAAGATGAAACAAAGCGAGATGCAAAAGTATCTGCATCTTGAGGATTCGCTTTCCAAGCAAGTCATTGGACAGGATCAGGCGATTGCTGCCATCAGTGATGCCATAAGAAGAAACAAGACTGGCATCAGTGATGCAAACAGGCCTTTGGGTTCTTTCCTGTTTGCCGGTCCTACGGGTGTAGGCAAGACGTTGCTTGCCAAGGTGTTGGCCCAATTTCTGTTTGATGATCCGAAGGCCTTGGAAAGGATAGATATGAGCGAGTATATGGAAAAATATTCCGTATCCAGGCTCATCGGGGCTCCTCCCGGGTATGTGGGATATGACCAGGGAGGCCAGCTGACCGAAGTCGTACGCAGGCGGCCTTATTCTGTCATCCTGTTTGACGAGATAGAAAAGGCACACCCTGATGTCTTCAACATCCTTCTCCAGGTCCTTGATGACGGCCGCCTGACTGATGGACAAGGTAGGGTCGTGGATTTTACCAATACGGTAATCATCATGACAAGTAACCTCGGAGCACGGGAGCTTCTTGAAGCCCGCACTGAGGAAGAAGGGGATGCCCAGGTAAAGGAAATCATCAAGCATACCTTCAAGCCGGAGTTCATCAACCGTATCGATGAGATCGTTGTCTTCCATAAGCTTGGACAACCTCAGGTCAAACAGATAGTGACCTTGCAGCTCCAGGAGCTGGCAGATAGGTTGAAGATCCGCAGGCTGAAGCTTGAATGGGATCCTTCCGTCGTCGATGCAGTCTTTGCTGCAGGTTACAATGCTGATTTCGGAGCCCGGCCTATACGGAGGGCAATCCAACGATTAGTGGAAAACCCGTTGGCCAAGATGATACTTGGAGGGCGTTTCCCCGAAGGATCTGTCATCAAACTGAGCTTTCAGCGGGGTGAACTTGTCGTCAACAAGGAGTAA
- a CDS encoding nucleotidyltransferase family protein, whose translation MKAILLAAGLSSRMKATKLLLPFQGIPLILIALRACNEAGLDPIVVTGSHRQDIEKTISKWKKPVSLVYNPDFQKGQLSSIQAGIALLENDEPFFITVSDLPLLRGRHYLTLIPLLERHEAVRPKVNGTFGHPVLLDGKLRDSIISWKPADMEKGLGSFLRGRDTQTFISDDTAYITDIDTPQAYSLLTTSSPR comes from the coding sequence ATGAAAGCCATCTTGTTGGCAGCTGGACTCTCCTCCAGAATGAAAGCAACAAAGCTTTTGCTTCCTTTCCAAGGCATTCCATTGATCCTAATCGCGTTGCGGGCATGCAATGAAGCAGGGCTGGACCCCATTGTGGTAACAGGTTCCCACAGGCAGGATATTGAAAAGACCATCAGCAAATGGAAAAAGCCAGTTTCTCTGGTTTATAATCCTGATTTTCAAAAGGGACAGTTATCCTCCATCCAGGCCGGTATCGCGCTGTTGGAAAACGATGAACCCTTTTTCATAACCGTCAGCGACCTGCCGCTTCTTCGAGGCAGGCACTACCTGACCTTGATTCCTTTGCTTGAAAGACATGAAGCAGTTCGTCCGAAAGTCAATGGTACTTTCGGGCATCCGGTACTGCTTGACGGAAAACTACGGGACTCTATCATATCATGGAAACCGGCAGACATGGAAAAAGGTCTAGGTTCCTTCCTCAGGGGAAGGGATACCCAGACCTTCATATCAGACGACACTGCTTATATCACCGATATCGACACACCACAGGCTTACTCCTTGTTGACGACAAGTTCACCCCGCTGA